The Etheostoma spectabile isolate EspeVRDwgs_2016 chromosome 9, UIUC_Espe_1.0, whole genome shotgun sequence DNA segment TTGTTAAAATGATACATGAACAGGAAGAAGCATAGAGAGTATTTCCTTTCCATTTAATCCCCAGCTGTGTGGACATGTTACTGACTGTCAATCTGATTACACATATGGCACTTATCCTACAAACCATACCCCTACATGTTGAATATTATTCTCATTTACACTTATAAAGCAAAGCTTCAGGATACTGTTTTTGTTCACCAATCCAGACCATGTGGTAGCCTTCATGGCTCGATGATATCACCAATGTAGACAATTTGCTTTAAGACACTTACATATATTATACTGAACTTAAGGGGAAAGCCCTAATATTACTCTAGAAAACCAGTGAGTACATTTGTGGGTATTTTGCAATCAAATTTGTTATTTAAGCAAAttagcaaaagtgcaaaacattggtctagatgacaatatacacaaaagtacactacacatatCAAAGAAGGcacaccttttccacaatccttccttgcaATCAAATGTTTCCataccaaaacaaagagaggaaatacaggaaggagggagacacaacaaaaacacaacagcaagaacaatgtctgcagctcaaaaacaagacacacagagacagaaacagaaacagacaaacacacaaacaaacaagaggcattgacagggagacaggcataagacaaaagggaccaaacacatgcGCAGATATAAGCAAGAAGGCTGTAGCACAAATCTACAGCGTGGATTTAAAAGATTTAGCAAtgctgagccaagtgtccaaagtctttcCTGGCACTCCATTTATGCGAGCCATGGAGAGCTCCATGtatatgacatccaaaaaggaaagggtccatgtacgaatagacaagtcatgaggtggtttccaacgggttgcaatcattctcttggccGCTGTCagtccagcaaaaacagcatgtttttgAATTTCAGAGTGTAGGGCCAACAGATACTTTAGAATAAAAACGGACAGTAACAGGtcaattaatcattaattatattataattgatcagggcagatattttggatgcaataatGTTCCCGAACTGACCAACAGGTGAGCAATCCCAGAGCACATGAAGAcatgtaccttgagcttttagtgggcagaaagtgcataaaggactgttaattattttgtatgtgttttgtaaatcagaaaaaggtaaCATGCCAACCTTGCTAAACATCTCTGTTAGACAATGAAACCAATGAAAATGTGTgttacaagctatatggcagcatgtttcagccaatctccaagttttgtatatatacatatatatatatacatatatatatacacatatatatatatatacatatatatacatatatacatatatattagaagatgagagagatagatagatagatagagagatgcTAGTTGGGTTATTGATAACCTTAGCTTCCTGTTATTGTCAATTCccatctgttgaatctgagaaaaTATGGTTTGGAGtatcttttctgtttctccagtagTGCCACTGCAATAGCATCCATATTGCCATGTTGagttttgttcttgttcttgGAGTATTGGAGTTGAAACCATGTAACCCAACTACTTGGcaattttggttaaaaaaaaaatgacttaaatacaattcaattcaattcaattttatttatagtatgaaATCAGAAATcaaaagagttatctcaagacactttgcagatagagtaggtctagaccacactataatttacaaagaccaaacaattccagtaattcccccaagagcaagcatttagtgcaatagtggcgaggaaaaacttccttttagggagaaacctcacTGGTGAGAAAAGAACACTGCTCAAACAAGTCCTTTGACTCTCCAGCGGAACCAGAATGCTGCGGCTTGTGTACTGACAAGAACTAATAAAAGAGATCGTATtgctcctgttttagcttctctgcattggcttcctgtaaaatccaggattgaatttaaaatccttctcctgacctacaaagctcttaatGATCAGGCACCATCATATCTAAAAGAGTTCATAGTACCTATCCCACTAGAGCACATATGCTCCCAGAATTaagagttacttgtggttcttagagtctctaaaagttgAATGGGAGCCaaagccttcagctatcaggctccacTCCTGTGGAACCAACTACCAgtctgggttcaggaggcagacatcCTCACCACATTTAacagtaaacttaaaactctactctttgataaagcttggagtgaggagttgcagcatttGCCTAGACCATCAGCGGAGGTTGTATTAGTTAGCGGAGTAGTTGTACTACTGTACCCCTTaacttctctgcttctcttcatagtcttcatattcatctaccaacccttGTAGAACTGGCTCAGGTTTACCTTGGACCAGcttagttatgctgttatagttttagactgccgggggacctCCTTTGACATACTGAGCTCATGTCCCAgtaatgcttgttactaacttagcttcggggagcttattccccggagtccttgtTTTCTCAACttgcagttttccttggattggAGTGGCACCTTAATCATGGTTGGAGCTGCCACCTTGGCCATTCTAAACACGGCCTGCTGCCCTGAACTGACATCTAACTATTATTTCTACTCACAATTCTATTATCtttataattgccactgttcatcattcCAACTGCTATACTTATTGTGaataacatttttctttctatatatctgtatcagtgtctctttGTCCCAACCGGCACTGGCAGATGCCTACTAAGGCATCTGCCAGCTActaagagcctgggtctgtctgaggttttttTGTCTAAAAGGAGGTTTTCCTCGCAACTGTTGCACTACATGCTTGCTCTttgtggaattgttgggtctttgtaaattatagtgtggtctaggcctactctatctgtaaaatgtcttgatataacttgttatgatttgatactatgaataaagttaaattgaattaaatagaaAGACAGGCTTCTTGACttgattttgatgtttttagatgtaaatatgtttatatttttaaatttgattatttaaaacatTGTGAGGATAAGTTAAATAGTAGTATTAACAAATGTTGGAGAGTTATTTGGAGAGTCAACAGTTGAACTGATAAAATTGCAGAACACACTGACATTATATTGAAAGACTGGAACAAAAGACTGGATTAGAAAACATGTTTGGATTTTGGACATTGGCCTGTTTTTTGTCAGGAAAGCCAAAAGTCAGGTTAAGATAACTTATTATGTCATTGACTGTGGCCATCGCTAGACCTCTGGTCCCCGAGGTCCGGACCTCGGTAATTATTTCCTAAAAATACACTAGTCTGCATCTAAATGACGTAGGCTACACATCTCCTACCTGAGCAGCGCGTGTGAGCCTCAGACCTGCTTGTCATTTCGGCGCCCATGTAACAGGTCACACAGCCCGCAGACAAAGCTGAAGTCATGCTGCTGCAATTGGTGAAAAATTGATGGTTGTATCAATTCTGgtaaaaatgtacatattttaagggttttggaAATAGGAgcacaaaaatggctcactTGCGCCCTTTCATAATCAATTCGGTGATGATGTCACATTAGGAAGATTAGCCTCAGCCCAGTACTAGAACTGTGGCAACTGACTAGAATGAGTAAGAGGTGGAAAGGCCAGCAGCTGTATAATTTCGAACCTGACAAAATTGAGAaagcaaatgaggaattgtcgaGAGTTGGGGAAGTCTTCTGGTAAGTTGCAAtcatttagcaacgcagcaaTGCCAGCACAGCAGTGCCAGCACAGCAGTGCACACAataaggacttttttttaaattttttttatttatttttttactgtcagtgaatagcaccAAGTGAAATTCAACGTTTTCTTTATATCTAGTGAGAGTGATCATGttgttagttcagataagtactggtaaACTTATCTAGATctaggaatagaaggcatcatgctctctcctttttatttgagaaaaacgCAGAATTTTAAAACCCATCCATATGgaagtcacacacaaacagaagcacacacacagatagcacTCAAGGAGCTGGAAAAAAGGTGGGATGCGGGAAAACTCACAAAAccttgcacacatgtcagacctatgaaaaatcacaaaattctGTAGTGTTTGGTCTCGCGCCCCCTAACCCTGAATTCAACAAAAGTAATAATTTGTCGTACTGACCTTTGAGGAAACATGCGTATCATCTGGAACTCTatcaaactattttaaaaatttACGACATGGTGATTTTCATAGAAAAAGTTCTCATTTTACGAAGAGTGAGGACCAACTTCCGGCagttggctgttgaaacaggaatgGTTGTATCTTGGCAACGGCTATTGCGATGGACACAAAACTCAAGACAGTTGTTCCTCGTGGGCCGATGAGGCTGTGTGCCACATTTGCTATTAATCAGTCTTCAGATGGcactgttttaattttgtttttttaacttaattagCAAGTTCCCTTTATGTCaaacttactttttttaactcctcccAAAGCGTGACTGCCATTTGCACACAACTTTGCATTTAGACTCGGTGGACCCTCATgaaaaaaaggtaacaaaagaattacaaaaacataccaaaaacagatccttgtgggactcaatgactaactttggcgtgcatagaggattcatcgttaacatgagattgatctgataaataaaacttaaaccagcttagagcagttcctttaatgccaattaaatgttccagtctctgtatgAGGATAGGATGGTTAgttgtgtcaaatgcagcactaagatctaataacaccagtacagagatTAATCCTTTATCTGATGCAATTaagaggtcattagtaattttcacaagtgctgtctctgtgctgtgATGATCTCTAAaccctgactgaaaatcctcaaataagctgttgctatgcagaaagtcacacagctgctTGACAACACAAAAGTCTAATGCTCAATGCATTGAGCTACCAAAGCTGTGTAAGATAATGCTTCCAGTCACGTATCTATCAACTACgtcaactaaaacaactggttacctgGGCTTAGTTGAGGAAATAGTTTCCACGTTTCTTTCCTTGCATCTGCGATTATAttgactactactactttagCACTGCCACCTATACGCTACACATTGTGACTGATACATATTTCTTAACAGTAACAATAACTCACAGTCAAATATTGTTGCAATTCACAATTGCTATCACCTAGCCAAGTCACAAAAAATTGGTAATACACAACGCAGTTTGACTGCATCGTCTTTCTGATTTGTGTAACCTAGCCGATATGGTATGGGATATAGTAGCCTAATATACCTCTGAAATTGCAAAACAAAGATTTGTAATACAGTGTTAACCCACTTGAGTTTGACTCCGAATTAACCAATTCATGTGTCTTTAATCGAATCATTCCATCCAAACTGATGTGAAGTTCTGAAATCAAACTCCAACACAGCAATGTAGCTATTGTTATTCTTTAATGAGTTTATTTATCTAGTGATAGTATTACTCTCTGGGTTTAACCAAGTACGCCCCTTGTGGAATAAAATATAGCATATTACAACATGAGAAACATCACATTCATAGCCTTGAACATTCCAAGCAATTTCCAAAAATGCATTCATAACGAATCAGTACAATTGCAAGAAAGGGAAGTTGATACATAAGCCTTAATCGCCTCATAGTGATTGCTAAAATCAAAGCAACATTTTTTGTTGATCTGAAACAGTTCAGTTCAGATCattatttctttaactttaaaaaaaaaattaattattaaattaaattattacaaTTAAGCACACACTCCTTATCGTCTAaactaaatataaatgaatgacCAGAGAGGAGAACCGAGGAGCACAGAAAGACCATAGTGTGTGATGTaggtgtaaacacacacacacacacacacacacacacacacacacacacacacacacNNNNNNNNNNacacgcacacacgcacacacacacacacacacacacacacagcgccgAGTGGGGCTCTCTGTGGCCGGCTTGGAGCCCTGCAACTGAAGGAGATGCGACGGCGAGGACAAGTTGAAAGGGTTAACTTGGGTTATGTTGGTAGGTGTCATTTTCATAGACATATCATTTTGGTATGAATCTCGCTCGTCCAAAAGTGCAGTTAATTAGCTccatcaaaagaaaaaatctaGACCTCATTAAATTCAAAACCCTGGATACGACCCTGTCTGTGacattttcctttgtgttttacTTCGTATGTCTTATCTACAGGGTCAGGGCATGGTAACATCAATGACAATGAAAGCTGATAATTAGTTAATGATACATTTTAATGGGCACACAGCCAGCAAAAAGTGGCTATAAGGAAGCCCCTGGTTGCAGTCGTCCACTATCACCAGTCATGAGGGTGCTTGTGCTAGCCTTCACCGTGGCCCTTGTGGGTAAGtaattcttttttcattttaaaccaaATCAACTTAGGtttaactttaaattaaagTTCTGAAAATGTAGCTTTTCTTATATAATGAGACAAGAAACATGTAAATGAGTATGTGGCAGCAATTATCCACTGGTATGGTGTTTATTAGGACAAAAATGAGAAACTGCACTGGCTGACAGTGTAATTTTGTTGATAAAAATTAGACACTGAGTTTAGTTTTATCCACTTGCTTGTTggttaatacaaaaaaatagagGAATAGCAATATATTTAGATTAGATTGATAGTTTCTGTTTGATATATTCTATATGCAACTTCAAAAAGTTTCTGATCTACAATCACTCAAAAgaattgtttttatatactCTTTCATTATCAATTCCAtttaaaatcagttttatttCACAATTAGCACTGACACCAGAGAACACCACATACTTTGATTTATGTTCATTTAGTGATAATCTATTAATATGAAACCACCTTTTAAAGATTATCAATTCCCTTTCTACTGTTATAAgtgattatttaattttgtcccctgagaacataaaataacatttatttccaATTTTGTAGCGGGTAACCAGGTCAACTTTGGTAAGTTGTTATTCTATTAcgttaaaaatgtaattctgttGTGTAAATATAGAAAGATTCAACATTTAATTGAAATGCAAATTATTTCCTTAGTTTGTTGTCTTATCTATTATTGCAGCTCCAGAGTTTGCCACTGGAAAGACCTACGTCTACAAATATGAGGCCTTTATCATGGGCGGCCTTCCTGAGGAGGGTCTGNNNNNNNNNNGGAGTGAAAGTCATCAGCAAAGTTCATGTCATTGCTGCAGCTGCCGACACCATCATGCTGAAGgtaaacaacattaacattacattacatgatagatagatagatagatagatagctagatagatatttattgatcccaaaaaatgggaaattatggtgttattTGTCATTTAGCTGAAGCTTTTCATCCAAAGgcaagcaacttacaattgctatatttGTGTCACAGGctgcacacctctggagcaactatggcttaagtgtcttgctcagggagaTATTGGttaatgtattgcagtgggaattgaacccataTCTCCCACACCAAATATGTCATATCCATTGCACCATCCTCACTCATATGTTTGAATCCAATTTGTTTATGATGAATAACTAGGGTCAAGGTCAGTCAGTGGACTAGAATAATGATTTTCTTTGTGACTTATAAACAATAAAGTGTTCAACTCACTTAAACTGTCACTCCTCCTTATAGCTTGTAGACCCGGAAATCTTTGAGTACAGTGGCATCTGGCCCAAAGATGCTGTCATCCAAGCACACCAAGCTCACTCGGCCCTGGCTGCTAGCTCTCGACACCCATCAAAGTTTCAGTATGCCAACGGTGTTGTCGGCCAAGTGTTTGCACCGGCTGGGTCTCTGAAACGTGCGAATGTCCACAGAGGAATATCAAACATCTTCCAGCTGAATATCAAGAAGACTCAGAACGTCTATGAGCTGCAAGAGGTACAAATTACTAATTTTCATAGAGTTCCACTCACAAAATGCCACATTGTTTGaactgtttgtatttttgttaacTAGCCTGGAGTACAGGGTGTGTGCAACACCCAGTATGTCATCAGTGAGGACACAAAGGCTGACCGCATCCTGTTGACCAAGACTAAGGACCTGAACAACTGCCAGGAGAGAATCATGAAAGACATCGGCTTGGCTTACACAGAGAGATGTGCTGAGTGTGAGAATGTAAGTGCATTTCCTTCTGACTTCATACTCTCTACTACACTACACTGCTGGTTTGACAATATTGTGGGTCTTGTCAATGCAGAGAGGAAAGACCCTGAACGGAGCCGCTGCTTTTAGCTACATCATGAAACCAGCAGCCACGGGTGCTTTGATCTTGGAGGCAACTGCTACAGAACTCCTCCAGTTCTCACCTATCAACATCATGAATGGTGCTGCACAGATGGAGGCTAAGTATGtggtttaaattaaaaagaagagTGCAATAACAGTGAGGTCAGCGCTATGCTGTGCACAAAATATCACTGCAGATTGATGAAGTGCTGATGTATAATTACAGGCAAATCCATGGTCCACTAAGACAGGACACCCCTCTGAACTTCATTGAGCTGCATCCCGCGGCTGCGGTGTGGCCATAGTTTCGAGTATTGANNNNNNNNNNNNNNNNNNNNNNNNNNNNNNNNNNNNNNNNNNNNNNNNNNNNNNNNNNNNNNNNNNNNNNNNNNNNNNNNNNNNNNNNNNNNNNNNNNNNNNNNNNNNNNNNNNNNNNNNNNNNNNNNNNNNNNNNNNNNNNNNNNNNNNNNNNNNNNNNNNNNNNNNNNNNNNNNNNNNNNNNNNNNNNNNNNNNNNNNNNNNNNNNNNNNNNNNNNNNNNNNNNNNNNNNNNNNNNNNNNNNNNNNNNNNNNNNNNNNNNNNNNNNNNNNNNNNNNNNNNNNNNNNNNNNNNNNNNNNNNNNNNCCGACCTTCATTTTGAGGAGTTGCGAGGCCGAAGTGGGAAATAAGAGCTGATATTCCATCTGTTCCCCGTGGTCCCTGCAGTACAGTTGACAGCAGGGAGCTTCTTCCGACACCCATCCAGCTACTGAGGATCAGCAATGCCGAGGCACAGGTACTATTCAGGAAATTATTCCCTTTGTTTTAAGCATTCTTCCTGTCGGCAGCAAATTAAGAgagacatgtttgttttttacttggACAGGAATTGTTGAGTAATTCGCAACCCAACTGGTAACTTCAATGTGGCAGCTTCACGAAGACGCCCTCTGATTCATTGAGGTCATCCAGCTGCTGCGTGATGGCCAGATTTGTAGCGGTCTTGAGGCCCACGTCTGGAACTATTGGTTCCAAAGCTAAAGCCGACTACAGGTAAGACTGCAAAACTGTGATTCGGAGCAGAGCACTATTGTATAAGAAATACATGACATGCACAATATGATTAATGACTATAATCTTCTCTTTCACGGCATGGATCTACAAATGCGTCTGTCGCTCTGCCAGTGGTAATCATGCTGGCTTTGAGTTCCTTAAGGAGGACGTTTCTCGCTGGGGAGGTTGAACGTGCCGAAGCTGCTCAAGACCTTCTGGCATACTGTCCATCCCTGGTGACACCTGACCTGGAGCGTTATTCGCACCTTGAGAGGCGGGCATGGACAAACATTTCTTGAGTATTTGTAGATGacgtgaaaataaaaagaaacaatggGACGCCGATCCTACTATCGTTTTGATTTTCAACTCACAAGCCATGTCATGTAAACCCCAAGATAAAAGAAAACCCAAGTTCTCTGGTGAGGTTGCCATGCCATAGGCGCTCGAACCCTGGTTTGCTAAATACTGTGCCAGAGAACCCAAATTGCCGCAGTGAGCTAATGAGGGTatgtatctttctttttttaacagttttataCCTTAAATGAAGTTCAACATCAGTGACAACaatatggtttttttttctgtcactccACAGCCAACTCCAGACTTGAGTCCAGTGCTGTTGCAACGTGAAATGGTAGAGGTCATCTGTCACTCGTCAAAGTCCTTGGTGCTAATGCCTGGCCGACATCATGCAAGCCTCTTGAAGCCAACCATGAAAAGCTCCTGCTGGCTTTGGTaagtgatgctgctgctgccgccacACCGACGTTCATTGTATGCGTTTGGCCCCTGAAAGGAACACATTGACTAAGAAAGGAGCCCAAGAGGTGTCGTGAGACTACAGTGTGCCCTTCCTTCACATTACTAAGAATGGATACTTTTAGCTGATGTTCATTTTATGAACATTAACTTGTGTAAATAGATCCAAGGAAGGGCTGTTCAGCTGTTCGGACAAGGCTCTTCACCCCAGAGCTACGTCTGGCCACTATGGTTGATGCATATCGTGACGACCTGCAGTGTGATTGAGACCAAGGTTTTGCCAGACAAATGGGTCTGATAGGGACTACTCTCGCAATGTCCTcttgaaagaaaaatataatcTGCAGGTCGCTGTAGATTTGTCTCTCCTTCATGAAGGCCACGAGACCAAGAAAACACCGATCGGGATTTTGCCTATGTGagaatacatatatatttagcaggttttggttttattttgaactaTTGAACATAATTAGCACAATTAATctcatgtcttttattttttttgatttcaGTGACTGCTTGCCTGGAATCGTTGGGCTGTGTGAAGATCTTAACCCTAAACTATGTTTGACAGATGACTATCGACTTACAAGCGAAGCTTTCTATTTTGATAATCTACCACAGGAGAGCACAACAGGAGAATGTCATCAGGGTTTTAGATTAAAACATGGGTTTTTTTGATGGTTCTCGTATTTTGCACTACAGACCCCGGGATGATGGGTGCTGCTGCTAGCGCCGTCTATGTTAACGATACTGTGCTGCAACTCTTCTTCAAGAGCATTTGGCCAACGCTCGGACATTTGCAGAGGGGAGAGATAACGTGATGTCCTTGAGGTTGAAAAATCATATGTCTTACCTAGCTTATTAACGAAACAAATTCTCTCATATATCTGGGCAAGGTGTCCCCATCTTAGTCACCCTTTGCACACTGCAAATGTATAATTAACAGCATTAAAAGGAAGTTTAGCTAGCCTTGGGAATTAATGTCTATTCTTGGGCTCATATGCACCTTGTATGTTaactttttatacatatttcttGAAACAATGCCAACCTAGATCAAAAtaattttcctttctttgttgCCAGTTGGAGTAAAGCAACGAGGGGAATGCAGGAGCccctttgaaaaaatgaaaaatgactcTGAGGAATGCTGACAGGAtggacaaagagaaaacaatgaAACAAGTTTAAGAGCTGTTGTAGTCCAGAGAGATGATAATATATTACATAATTTCAAAATGAACTTTGTAGCATCAAATATCAATTACAGTGTAAcaatgctgttttcttttttgcatagCTGCCGTCTGGACTAGGTTCAAAGCTAAAGCCGACTACAGGTAACTGCAACTTTTATTCGAAGAAGAGCCATGCAAAAAAATGACATAGATATAATGATAACATAATATTCCTCTTTCCAAGGCACTGGATCCTAAATGCTGTCCCTGCCATTGGTACTCATGCTGCTTTGCTGCTCTTGACGTTCTTTAAGGAGAAGTTTCTCGCTGGGGAGTGACTGTTGCCGAAGCTGCTCAAGCCTTCTGGCATCTGTCCCCCATGGTGACACCGACCTGGAGGTTATCGCGTTGCGAGCAagtgcaatgtcaacattttcttGAGTATTGTAAGACGTGAATGGCTGGGACcctaatcagtttttttttcatccactCCTCAAGCATGCCATGAAACCCCAAGATACAAGAAAACCCAAGTTCTTGCGTGAGGTTGCCATGCTAGGGCTCGGCACCCTGGTTGCTAAATACTGTGCAGAGAACCCAAATGCCCACTGAGCTAATGAGggtatgtatcttttttttttaacatgtttttaacttAAATGAAGTTCTAACATCAGTGACAcaaattttttttctgtcatctcCACAGCCCAACTCCATGAACTTGGCTATCCAGGCTGTTCAAGGTGAAATGGAGAAGGTCAGTGTCACTCGTCAAAGTCCTTGGTGTGGACATGCCTCGGCTGACATCATGCAAGTCATCCTTGCCTGCTTTGGAGTGCCGGTCTGGGCTGCTGGCCTGGCAAGACAGAGTTCACATTAAGATGCTGTTTTTTGCCCTGATAAACATGGCTAAGAGGAGAAAGAAATTGAGGGCAAAAGGACGAGGGAGAAAAAGCATGAAANNNNNNNNNNNNNNNNNNNNNNNNNCCCCCCTCCCTCTTTTTTCCCACTCCCTTAAATAAAATGAGCTTCATAAAAAAAGATCTCCGGgaaaccatcaccttatcgtggtggagaggtttgggTGTCCCTATGAACCAGAGGGGGTGTTGTCTGGAACTTTGGGCTCATGTAGGGTTCCCATGGccaaagaggtctcaggggaggggacAGACAAAAATGGTTCAAAAATCCTAATGGAAAaacaaggaagggatagagggaCCCCGCCGGTGGAAGCACGGGGCCCCCGTATGGAGCCAGCCCAGATTGgggggctcgtgagcgagcggaCCCTGGTGCCGGGCTGCCACGGAGCCCGGGCGAGGCACAGCCCGAAAAGAAAGTGGACTGCTCCTACCAGCCCATGGGGTCCCACCACTGTGGGAGAAACCGCTGGGGTAGGGGTGCGTGTCATATGGGTGGCAGCCAGCGAAGGTCGGGGTGGATTCGGCGGACAATACCCGGGCGGCAGAGCGGCTCTCTGGTTGGAACggcacctctctgtgggggaatgAGACGGAAACTGTGCCGGGAGGTGGAGCGCCTTACAGTTAGATATGGTGGGGACTTACGCTACGCATCGTCTCGGGTCTGGAAACGTACTCCCGGATAGGGGTGGGACTCTGTCCTACGCcgagttgcccatggtgtgagggAAACGGGCCGGGGTGTGGGGATTACTCACAAGCCCACGGCTGAGAGCCTCTGCGTTGGAGTTTAACCCGTCGGTGACGAGGGGTTGCGCTCCCTACGACCCCTTCCCTGCCGGGTGactgggggggggaaaaactcTGAATGTTGTTTtgcgtatgcaccaaacaacGAGTTCAGAGTATTCGGCCTTATTGGAAACTTGAATGCGAGTTCCTGTGTGGGGCTCAGTAGGGGACCCATAGTTATGTGGGGTGACTTAAagacacgtgggcaatgatggaggaTACTTGACAGGCGTAATGGGAGGGAACGGCCTCCATGATCTAAGACAAGAGTGGTTGCTGTTGTTGgattctgtgctagtc contains these protein-coding regions:
- the LOC116695980 gene encoding vitellogenin (The sequence of the model RefSeq protein was modified relative to this genomic sequence to represent the inferred CDS: added 108 bases not found in genome assembly), with the protein product MGTQPAKSGYKEAPGCSRPLSPVMRVLVLAFTVALVAGNQVNFAPEFATGKTYVYKYEAFIMGGLPEEGLARAGVKVISKVHVIAAAADTIMLKLVDPEIFEYSGI